A single region of the Manihot esculenta cultivar AM560-2 chromosome 12, M.esculenta_v8, whole genome shotgun sequence genome encodes:
- the LOC110628130 gene encoding leucine-rich repeat receptor-like serine/threonine-protein kinase BAM1, whose amino-acid sequence MRLLLLLFLLLHLQICASLARVMSEYQALLSIKSAIDDPQSALASWNSANSLCSWHGVTCDSTGRHVTSLDLSSLNLSGTLSPDIAHLRFLQQLTLAANQLSGPIPPQLSVISGLRFLNLSNNIFNGTFPPQLSQLKNLQVLDLYNNNMTGDLPLPVTDMPNLRHLHLGGNFFSGNIPPEYGKWEHLEYLAVSGNELVGRIPPEIGNLTKLQELYIGYYNSYEGGLPPEIGNLSELVRFDAANCMLSGEIPKEIGKLQKLDTLFLQVNGLSGSLTEELGILKSLKSMDLSNNMLTGEIPSSFAELKNLTLLNLFRNKLHGAIPEFIGDLPRLEVLQLWENNFTGSIPVGLGKNGNLVLVDLSSNKLTGNLPPNMCSGNRLQTLITLSNFLFGPIPESLGQCESLSRIRMGENFLNGSIPKGLFGLPELTQVELQDNLLTGGFPVSDKIAMKLGQISLSNNRLSGSLPPSIGKFSGVQKLLLDGNDFSGPIPLDIGKLQQLSKMDFSSNKFSGQIAPEISQCKLLTFVDLSRNELSGAIPTEITGMRILNYLNLSRNHLVGSIPSSIATMQSLTSVDFSYNNLTGLVPGTGQFSYFNYTSFLGNPDLCGPYLGPCKDGDANGTHQAHMKGPLSASLKLLLVIGLLVCSIAFAVAAIIKARSLKKASESRAWKLTAFQRLDFTVDDVLDCLKEDNIIGKGGAGIVYKGAMPNGDQVAVKRLPAMSRGSSHDHGFNAEIQTLGRIRHRHIVRLLGFCSNHETNLLVYEYMPNGSLGEVLHGKKGGHLHWDTRYKIAVEAAKGLCYLHHDCSPLIVHRDVKSNNILLDSNFEAHVADFGLAKFLQDSGTSECMSAIAGSYGYIAPEYAYTLKVDEKSDVYSFGVVLLELVTGRRPVGEFGDGVDIVQWVRKMTDSNKEGVLKVLDPRLPSVPLHEVMHVFYVAMLCVEEQAIERPTMREVVQILTELPKQPSSKQGDSTITDSSSATIDLPNVTTKDPKDHQYPPPPQSPPPDLLSI is encoded by the exons ATGAggcttctccttctcctcttcctcctccttcaCCTCCAAATCTGTGCTTCTTTAGCCCGTGTCATGTCTGAATACCAGGCCCTTCTCTCTATCAAATCCGCCATTGATGATCCCCAATCTGCACTCGCTTCTTGGAACTCTGCCAACTCTCTCTGCTCTTGGCATGGTGTTACCTGTGACTCTACTGGCCGTCACGTTACTTCCCTTGACCTCTCCAGTCTTAACCTCTCCGGTACTCTCTCCCCTGATATTGCTCACCTTCGCTTCCTCCAACAACTCACCCTCGCCGCCAACCAGCTCTCCGGCCCCATCCCACCCCAGCTCTCTGTCATTTCTGGCCTTCGGTTTCTTAACCTTTCTAACAATATTTTCAATGGCACCTTCCCACCTCAACTCTCTCAGCTCAAAAATCTGCAAGTCCTTGACTTGTATAACAATAATATGACCGGTGACTTGCCTTTGCCCGTCACTGACATGCCCAATCTTCGTCACTTGCATCTGGGTGGAAACTTCTTCTCCGGGAATATACCACCTGAGTATGGAAAATGGGAGCATCTGGAGTATCTAGCCGTCTCTGGTAATGAATTGGTGGGTCGCATTCCGCCTGAAATTGGTAACTTAACCAAGTTACAGGAGCTCTATATTGGATACTATAATAGCTATGAAGGTGGTTTACCGCCCGAGATCGGCAACTTGTCCGAGTTAGTCCGGTTTGATGCTGCAAATTGCATGTTATCGGGCGAGATACCCAAGGAGATAGGGAAGTTGCAGAAATTAGATACTCTGTTCCTTCAAGTGAATGGCCTTTCTGGGTCGTTAACTGAGGAGCTCGGCATTTTGAAGAGCTTGAAATCCATGGATTTGTCTAACAATATGCTTACTGGGGAAATTCCAAGTTCGTTTGCCGAACTCAAGAACTTGACGCTGTTGAATCTTTTCCGAAACAAGCTTCACGGAGCGATTCCAGAGTTCATCGGCGATTTGCCGCGGTTGGAGGTGTTGCAGTTGTGGGAGAATAACTTCACTGGAAGCATTCCGGTGGGGTTGGGTAAAAATGGGAATCTTGTGCTTGTAGATCTTTCTTCAAACAAACTCACCGGAAATCTCCCTCCTAATATGTGTTCCGGTAATCGGCTACAGACCTTGATTACGCTCAGCAACTTCTTGTTTGGGCCGATTCCGGAATCGCTGGGGCAATGCGAGTCTTTAAGTCGAATACGGATGGGGGAGAATTTTCTCAATGGTTCGATTCCAAAGGGGCTTTTTGGGTTACCGGAGTTGACCCAAGTCGAGCTGCAAGATAATCTTCTCACCGGAGGGTTTCCAGTAAGTGATAAAATAGCGATGAAACTTGGCCAGATTAGTCTCTCAAACAATCGGCTTTCCGGGTCTTTGCCTCCAAGTATAGGCAAATTCTCAGGTGTTCAAAAGCTGCTCCTTGACGGGAACGACTTCTCTGGTCCAATCCCATTGGATATCGGAAAATTACAACAACTTTCAAAGATGGACTTCAGCTCTAACAAATTTTCAGGACAAATTGCGCCTGAGATTAGCCAATGCAAGCTGCTAACATTTGTTGATCTCAGTCGAAACGAGCTTTCGGGCGCGATTCCTACTGAGATCACAGGTATGAGAATACTGAACTACCTCAATCTGTCGAGGAATCATCTTGTGGGTAGCATTCCTTCATCAATAGCTACCATGCAGAGCTTAACCTCTGTTGATTTTTCTTACAACAATCTTACTGGTTTGGTACCTGGTACCGGTCAGTTTAGTTATTTCAATTACACCTCGTTTTTGGGTAATCCTGATCTTTGTGGTCCGTATTTGGGTCCTTGCAAAGATGGGGATGCAAATGGAACCCACCAGGCACATATGAAGGGGCCACTTTCTGCTTCTCTGAAGCTCTTGCTTGTTATTGGCTTGCTTGTTTGCTCGATTGCATTTGCAGTTGCAGCAATAATTAAAGCAAGGTCATTGAAGAAGGCTAGTGAGTCTCGTGCTTGGAAATTGACTGCGTTCCAGCGCTTGGACTTCACTGTTGATGATGTTCTTGATTGCTTGAAAGAGGATAATATCATTGGTAAGGGAGGTGCAGGGATTGTTTACAAAGGTGCAATGCCTAATGGTGATCAAGTTGCTGTTAAAAGGCTACCGGCTATGAGCCGAGGGTCTTCTCATGATCATGGATTCAATGCTGAGATACAGACTTTAGGAAGGATTAGGCACAGGCACATTGTTAGACTATTGGGTTTCTGTTCGAACCATGAGACGAATCTTCTGGTCTATGAGTACATGCCTAATGGGAGCTTAGGTGAGGTTCTACATGGCAAGAAAGGAGGCCATTTGCACTGGGATACAAGGTATAAAATTGCTGTTGAAGCTGCAAAAGGCCTTTGCTATCTTCATCATGATTGCTCACCGTTGATTGTCCACCGTGATGTGAAGTCAAACAACATCCTTCTTGACTCCAACTTTGAAGCTCATGTAGCTGACTTTGGTCTTGCTAAGTTCTTGCAAGACTCGGGCACATCAGAATGCATGTCTGCAATTGCTGGTTCTTATGGATATATAGCTCCAG AATATGCGTACACGCTCAAGGTTGACGAGAAGAGTGATGTATACAGCTTCGGTGTAGTTCTCTTAGAACTTGTTACCGGCAGAAGACCGGTAGGGGAATTTGGAGATGGTGTGGATATAGTTCAATGGGTTCGAAAAATGACAGACTCAAACAAGGAAGGAGTTCTGAAAGTCCTTGATCCAAGACTCCCATCAGTTCCACTCCATGAAGTGATGCACGTATTCTATGTTGCAATGCTGTGTGTGGAAGAACAAGCCATCGAACGCCCAACAATGCGAGAAGTTGTGCAGATTCTGACCGAGCTTCCTAAGCAACCAAGCTCAAAACAAGGAGACTCAACAATTACAGACTCCTCATCAGCTACTATAGACTTGCCGAATGTGACGACTAAAGACCCAAAAGACCATCAATACCCACCACCACCTCAATCACCACCACCTGATCTTCTTAGCATTTGA